The DNA segment GAATTAGCACGCACTCTTTTAAGCACATTGGGAACCAGACATTCTATCATGGCCGATGAAGATGCAATAAACAGATGTGTACCACTTGCTCCACCAGTGACGGAGATCCTGGATTGTTACCGAAGTTTGGAATCTTGTagtctttgtgagaaagagtATCCAAAAGAAGGGGAGATTGTTCGTAAAACAAGATGCAATCACATCTTTCACGGGACTTGTATCTCTCGTTACTTGCTGCGCATTCCTCATTGTCCTTTTTGCACCACTCACTTGCCACCTGTCGACATCCGAACTCTCCTATTCTCCTAAGATTTTGGtggttttttatatttgttgcaGTTTTAATTGTATGGTATTTAGGTCATTAGTATCTAAGTCCATATGttgaaaacatcaaacattgGCTTCCATTAACATATCTTGTATCTTATGCATTACTTCCTGAGTCAGATTCTCTGATCCAGATACATTGTCAAtggttgatcattgttttttgCTTGTTTGTTTCATTGGCTTTTACAACTTGCACCTTGAAGACAACTTGCACCTTGAGtttctcaaaaacaaaaaaaaaacttgcacCTTGAAGAAAGCTTGCACTAATGTGGAATAGTGTACGATGAGGAAATTCAACTAAATTATAGTGTACGATGGTTTTACTGGCTTTCACAACTTACGCCTTGAAAAAGCTACACTAAGTAGGGCTGTGTACAATGGGCTTATTctgaaaatatttacttttaacaACAGTTATAGTGTTGGTCTCTTGTATTTCACGAATGGGGAAAGTCGAGAAACTGAATCGTAAGGCACACATTACTGCTCCTTATCCATCACCAccgttttgtttttaaatctaTGTGTCGTTTGATTAATGccttttcaaacaaaaaagttGTAACGCAGTCTTAGAGCAACCGCATTCAATGGCTCTATCAGGTTTTGGTATTATTAAATTATGCGTTGCCacaaaataagaatttatatagGAAATAAATTGGTATACTCTGGTTTTGGAGTTGTGAAAGGGAATAACAAAGGGTggatataatttgtttttgtttcaaactAATCACTAGTTAACAGCCAAGGAGTCacaggtattgaaaatttggaCATAGTCAAAAACTATTGAATCTGTTTGTTGTTGTAACTTCACAATTCTTATATTCATGTCTTCTCTGACATGGCATGTGTGGTTTCTTTAGTTAGGACAGGAAGTTGGTGATATCACACAAGGTAAACTCAACGGTTAACACATGACGCTCGTATACTCTTTGATTACGTTGAATATCCATTCTTTTATACTTCTTTCAAGTATTAATATCTATTCttctgttgaaaaaaaaataccatgCGGCATGCTAAAAATCGCATCGGTTCTTATCTCTACCGGTTAACCACTCATGGTCAACGAATCTTATTTCGCTTACGCGTTGGGACCCGAGCCATGTGTCACTAGCATATCCGACGTTTGGATCGAATACACCAGTCGTGGTCGACGGAGACTACCACTATACGAACATGTTCGATGTGGTTGTGGACAGTTTCTACTCGGCGTTGGAGAAACTTAACTACGGTGGAGCGAATGTTTACGTCGCTGAGACTGGTTGGCCCACGAGAGGGAATCCACCTTACACGAGCGTGGAGAACGCACGTACGTATAATCAAGGGTTGCTAAAGAAATTCACCATGGGTAGTACTAGGGCTACGCTTAGGAGGCCCAATGTTCCTGTGGTAACGTTTTTCTTTGAGATGTTTGATGAGGTTGAACAGGGTTTCGGCTTAAGTGCTGTTCGTTTCATAAACGCTCTATCCAGCGGCAGCGGCTATAAAATGTACTGTGATAGAGACCAAATTAACAGTGTCAAAAGCCAGAACAACCGCTAATAGACTGCCGGAGACACAAATAATGAAATGCAAGACACAAATAGTGAGACGCTGATGCCGCTGATATTTTCCGCGTCCGTTTTATTCCCCGTTAGTTGCTGCTGCGACTGGGAAATCAGTTAACGGTTCTTCATCTGTGCTGTGTGTTGTTGTCATTAAAGCTTTAATTTTGTGACGCTACCGCTGCGTCCGGCGATGATGAAACGAACAGGACTTTATTCACTCCAAATATGATTCCTGTTTATGATATGTGGAACATAAGTGTCTCTAGTTGGGTATTATGAGCATCTagctaaaacaaaaatataccatttgttttcttaatcaaTGTATAGTCCGGTCTGAATTGTTTGGGTTCATGTTAGATTCTTGATCAAGACCTTCAAAACACCCTTCatgaaatattatataagtCATTTTCCATCTTATATGGAAACAGTAGGTTCTAAAAAATTTGTATATGAAAACTAATTATATAtgagagaaaaaataatttgaaaaaaaataatattgctCTCAACAGATGAGAACACTTCCATTAGTAAATAACAAAATAGTACCTATGGATATCTATCtcataagttaaaaaaaaaaccctcagAGCCCTCTCTTATCATATGTTTGTATATGAatggtttaattttgtttaaaaactaAATTCCAATCAaacattgtcaaaaaaaaattttaattctttACTAAAATAGTTAAGTTCAATGAGAGTGATCTTAgaaagattttaattttttttatagaaagatGATTATTCTGTTCAAGaaagtttgatttatattaatttaacgAAGCCTTAAAGAGTGGTATAACAACAACAAGTAACAAAAAGGCCTGAGGCCCATTATGATACGATAATGTGGATGAGAAAAACGGTTAAGAGTCCCCTTGGAAGGAATCTAACCGTAAgagtttataaacaaaaaagtcGTTTTTGTTTGCGTTACGTCAAAATTTGTATAGAAGCAATAGCTCGGATCGGAGCTCTCTCCGGCAAACACCGTGATCTCCGGTACGTTTACCTTTCTCGCCTTCTCCGCATCCGTCAATCTATTATACTGTTGAAATTTCGCCATCTTGTTCTCAAAATTTTATAGATTAAGATTCTCTATAGAAGAAGTATCTGATCTTCCATTTCGGGAGAGAGATCCATCTTAGATTCATTGTTTGTATGGTGTCGAACATAGAACTGTACGATTCGTCTCGatctttttatgaaaaaatctGCGTTGCCATTGATGAATGCTGCGTGTGAATTATTGATTTTGAAATTGCTAGAATCACTTCTTCAGATCTGGAATTTTTGCATTGTCTTTGGATCTAATCGTGTGTTTTGAGTAGACGTAAAGTGTAGTCGTCCTCTTATAGCTTATGCATGACTTCCTGACTCAGATTCTCGGATCCGTGATGATCATTAATTAATGTTAGTGCGTTGTTCGACCTGTATGATTCGTCTCTTATACACTCATATGCAGATCAAAACGCTGCGTTTAGCATTGATGATCTGATTGTTATTGCATTAATTATTGTTTCAAATTGCTACTTTGGATCTAATCGTGCTTTTGATTCTTAACGCCATTTGCGAATTAACACTCACTCTATTATTGCGTATAAGTAAAGTGTAGTCATATAGCTTATGCATTACTTGGTGAGTCAGATTCTCGGATCCGGATCTGTGGTCAATGGCCGATCATTGCTCTTTTCTTATGTATTGAACCTTGAAGGaaggttgttcaaaaaaaaaaaaaaaccttgaaGAAAGCTTACACTAAGTAGCATTATGTATGATGAGCTTATTCACATGGTTTTTTTTGTGCCGAATAGGTTTCGATTTGAACACGAATGGGGAAAATCAAGAAATTGAATCGTGGGGCTCACGTTACTGCTCCTTATCCATCACCACCGTCTTGTTGCAAGAAACAATGGTCAGGCTCAACTTGCCCAGTATGTTTGGAGTCTCCACACAACGCTGTTCTTCTCCTCTGTTCGTCTTATCACCAAGGATGCCGTCCTTACATGTGCGCAACAAGCAGCCGCTTCGCCAACTGTCTTGACCAGTACAGGAAGTCCTACGGAAACTCGGAACAGGCTCAGCTTTTGTGTCCGCTATGCAGAGGTCAAGTGAAAGGTTGGACTGTTGTGGAAGACGCAAGGATGCATTTCAACTCCAAGAGAAGGACTTGTATGCAGGAAACATGCTCCTTTGTAGGAAACTTCAAGAAGCTCAAGAAACACATGAAGGAGAAACACCCGCATGCTTGCCCTTGGGCCGTTGATCCAGCTCTAGAGACCAAATGGAATAGGctggagagggagagagacagAAGAGACGTGATAAGCACGATTATGTCGTCGACTCCAGGCGCTGTTGTGA comes from the Brassica napus cultivar Da-Ae chromosome A7, Da-Ae, whole genome shotgun sequence genome and includes:
- the BNAA07G20830D gene encoding uncharacterized protein BNAA07G20830D; the encoded protein is MGKIKKLNRGAHVTAPYPSPPSCCKKQWSGSTCPVCLESPHNAVLLLCSSYHQGCRPYMCATSSRFANCLDQYRKSYGNSEQAQLLCPLCRGQVKGWTVVEDARMHFNSKRRTCMQETCSFVGNFKKLKKHMKEKHPHACPWAVDPALETKWNRLERERDRRDVISTIMSSTPGAVVMGDYVIEPRHRGAANDEEDYSSDDSLSDGVPELDSLRGQNHHIRFIDMDASDLASSSRSHDASPRSLLLPRNQRGDNRGR